The following are encoded in a window of Castanea sativa cultivar Marrone di Chiusa Pesio chromosome 9, ASM4071231v1 genomic DNA:
- the LOC142609290 gene encoding uncharacterized protein At1g05835-like: MATFIKFLCVLFVLSFVGKGNCQCTLSQVTIKQSKTGEVVQQKPVWSVTINNGCPCSQSNLKLSCNGFQTVKPVDPSILSKSGNECLVNNGVPVAPSSSLSFTYAWDTSFSFQPLSSQINCS, from the exons ATGGCTACTTTCATAAAATTTCTTTGTGTACTTTTCGTCCTTAGTTTCGTTGGCAAAG GAAATTGTCAATGCACCCTAAGCCAAGTAACCATCAAACAATCTAAAACTGGAGAAGTAGTGCAACAAAAGCCAGTGTGGAGTGTGACAATCAACAATGGCTGCCCATGTTCccaatcaaatttgaaattgtCCTGCAATGGTTTTCAGACAGTGAAACCTGTTGACCCTTCGATATTGTCTAAGTCAGGCAACGAATGTCTAGTTAACAATGGTGTCCCTGTTGCACCATCTTCTTCACTTAGCTTCACCTATGCTTGGGacacttcattttcattccaGCCACTTTCTTCCCAAATCAATTGTTCTTAA
- the LOC142609291 gene encoding uncharacterized protein At1g05835-like, translating to MATFIKFLCVLFVLSFIGKGNCQCTLSQVTVKQSKTGEVVQQKPVWSVTINNGCPCSQSNLKLSCNGFQTVKPVDPSVLSKSGNECLVNNGVPVAPSSSLSFTYAWDTSFSFQPLSSQINCS from the exons ATGGCTACTTTCATAAAATTTCTTTGTGTACTTTTCGTCCTCAGTTTCATTGGCAAAG GAAATTGTCAATGCACCCTAAGCCAAGTAACCGTCAAACAATCTAAAACTGGAGAAGTAGTGCAACAAAAGCCAGTGTGGAGTGTGACAATCAACAATGGCTGCCCATGTTCccaatcaaatttgaaattgtCCTGCAATGGTTTTCAGACAGTGAAACCTGTTGACCCTTCGGTATTGTCTAAGTCAGGCAACGAATGTCTAGTTAACAATGGTGTCCCAGTTGCACCATCTTCTTCACTTAGCTTCACCTATGCTTGGGacacttcattttcattccaGCCACTTTCTTCCCAAATCAATTGTTCTTAA
- the LOC142610562 gene encoding pentatricopeptide repeat-containing protein At2g41720 encodes MGTNTNTITLNLNLNLKLKLSPTRPKTKILCKNNSAFEENKQVSVDYDEGKHEVSTRLTGLRKADLQRRYRLRVEADRFQRDWTLSELVHEILSLRPHDDIEGVLNRWIGRFARKNFPLLIREITQRGSIERSIQVFQWMKNQKNYCPRNDIYNMMIRLHARHNRTDQARGLLFEMQEWRCKPDAETYNALINAHGRAGQSRWAMNIMEDMLRASIPPSRSTYNNLINACGSSGNWREALKVCKKMTDNGVGPDLVTHNIVLSAYKNGAQYSKALSYFELMKGTNIRLDTTTHNIVIHCLVKLGQYAKAIDMFNSMREKRAGCHPDVVTFTSIIHLYSVCGQIENCKAVFNTMLAEGLKPNIVSYNALIGAYASHGMSKEALSVFNEIKQSGFCPDVVSYTSLLNAYGRSQQPKKAWEVFDMMKRNNRKPNLVSYNALIDAYGSNGLLAEAVEVLREMEQDGIQPNIVSICTLLAGCGRCGQKVKIDAVLSAAEQRGIQLNTVAFNSAIGSYMNVGEYEKAITLYRSMRKKKVTPDCVTYTVLISSCYKMSKYTEALGFLDEMKKLKIPLSKEVYSSVICAYSKQGQLEEAESMFNSMKMADCYPDVVTYTAMLHAYNAAENWEKACVLFEEMEANNILPDTIACSALMRAFNKGGQPSKVLILAEVMREKEIPFGDSIFFEMVSACSILRDWRTAVDLIKLMEPLFTVLSVGLLNQLLHFLGKSGKTETMMKLFYKIVATGADIDFNTYSILLKNLLSAGNWRKYIEVLQWMEDEGIQPSNGMYHDILFFAQRGGAEYAVVIQERVDSLKRKVGDQISVSK; translated from the exons ATGGGAACCAATACCAACACCATAACCTTGAACCTTAACCTTAaccttaaactcaaactcagtCCAACTCGACCCAAAACCAAAATCCTCTGCAAGAACAACTCCGCCTTCGAAGAAAACAAGCAAGTGAGCGTGGACTATGATGAGGGCAAGCACGAAGTCTCCACGCGCCTCACCGGCCTCAGGAAAGCCGATCTTCAAAGACGCTATCGCCTCCGAGTCGAGGCCGACCGCTTTCAGAGGGACTGGACTTTGTCGGAATTGGTCCATGAAATCCTCAGCCTCCGCCCTCATGACGACATTGAGGGCGTGTTGAATCGCTGGATTGGCCGCTTTGCCAGAAAGAATTTCCCACTTCTTATCAGG GAGATAACACAGAGGGGTTCTATTGAACGTAGCATTCAAGTTTTCCAGtggatgaaaaatcaaaagaactATTGTCCTCGGAATGATATTTATAATATGATGATCAGATTACATGCTAGGCATAATCGGACAGATCAAGCACGTGGTTTGTTGTTTGAGATGCAAGAGTGGAG GTGCAAGCCTGATGCTGAGACTTACAATGCTCTTATCAATGCACATGGTCGAGCAGGTCAATCGCGTTGGGCCATGAATATTATGGAAGACATGCTACGTGCTTCT ATCCCTCCCAGTCGGTCAACATATAACAATCTGATCAATGCTTGTGGATCTAGTGGAAATTGGAGAGAAGCTTTGAAAGTTTGCAAGAAAATGACAGATAATGGAGTTGGGCCTGATCTTGTTACTCACAATATCGTTTTGTCTGCATACAAAAATGGGGCTCAGTATTCAAAAGCTTTGTCCTATTTTGAGCTAATGAAGGGGACAAACATTCGTCTTGACACAACCACCCATAATATTGTAATACATTGCCTAGTAAAGCTTGGCCAATATGCGAAAGCCATTGATATGTTTAATTCTATGAGGGAGAAGAGAGCAGGATGTCACCCTGACGTTGTAACATTTACTAGCATCATTCATTTGTATTCTGTATGTGgccaaattgaaaattgtaagGCTGTGTTCAATACAATGCTTGCAGAAGGCCTAAAACCTAACATTGTTTCTTACAATGCACTAATAGGTGCATATGCTTCACATGGGATGAGTAAAGAGGCATTGTCTGTTTTCAATGAGATCAAGCAAAGTGGTTTCTGCCCAGATGTTGTATCTTATACATCTTTACTCAATGCTTATGGAAGATCACAACAACCTAAAAAGGCCTGGGAAGTATTTGACATGATGAAGAGAAACAACCGGAAGCCAAATCTTGTCAGCTACAATGCATTGATTGATGCCTATGGATCTAATGGTTTGTTGGCTGAAGCTGTTGAAGTCTTGCGTGAGATGGAGCAAGATGGGATCCAGCCAAATATTGTCTCAATATGCACACTCTTGGCTGGCTGTGGACGATGTGGTCAAAAGGTGAAGATTGATGCTGTGCTTTCAGCAGCTGAGCAGCGAGGCATTCAGTTGAACACAGTTGCATTTAACTCGGCTATTGGAAGCTATATGAATGTAGGGGAATATGAGAAAGCTATAACCTTATATAGATCTATGAGGAAAAAGAAAGTTACGCCAGATTGTGTTACTTACACTGTGTTGATAAGTAGTTGTTATAAGATGTCAAAATATACTGAGGCGCTAGGTTTCCTTGATGAgatgaagaaattaaaaattcctTTGTCCAAAGAGGTCTACTCATCTGTGATTTGTGCCTACAGCAAACAG GGTCAACTTGAAGAAGCAGAATCTATGTTCAACTCGATGAAGATGGCTGATTGTTATCCTGATGTAGTTACATATACTGCAATGCTACATGCATATAATGCTGCTG AGAATTGGGAAAAAGCTTGTGTGCTATTTGAAGAAATGGAAGCAAATAATATCCTACCTGATACTATTGCTTGTTCAGCTTTGATGAGAGCTTTTAATAAAGGAGGCCAACCATCCAAGGTTCTAATTTTGGCAGAAGTTATGAGGGAAAAAGAAATCCCTTTTGGGGattctattttctttgaaaTGGTATCAGCTTGTAGCAT ATTACGAGATTGGAGGACAGCAGTGGACCTGATTAAGCTTATGGAGCCCTTGTTCACTGTACTTTCAGTTGGACTTTTGAATCAGCTCCTGCATTTTCTCGGAAAAAGTGGGAAGACTGAGACTATGATGAAG TTGTTTTACAAGATAGTGGCCACTGGTGCTGATATCGATTTTAATACTTATTCTATTTTGTTGAAGAACCTTTTGTCTGCTGGAAATTGGAGGAAATATATTGAG GTATTGCAGTGGATGGAGGATGAGGGAATTCAACCATCGAATGGAATGTACCATgatattcttttctttgctcAAAGAGGTGGTGCTGAATATGCTGTTGTCATTCAAGAAAGAGTTG ATTCCTTGAAAAGAAAAGTTGGGGATCAAATATCTGTGAGCAAATAG